The following proteins are encoded in a genomic region of Planctomycetaceae bacterium:
- a CDS encoding cyclopropane-fatty-acyl-phospholipid synthase family protein, with protein MFSRNSRSRRQILCAVELFDYLRTRLNSSVSIRLWDGTVVPLGEKVVPGLEIVIRSPGVIGTLLRKPTADTVLRLYARGSIDYSGSDLVTLIETARVKNSRRKTRKLPLGLMARFAASFLTARGEDTSVRHRYSGDETGLNRQQVENRDFIQFHYDLSNDFYRLFLDEQMVYSCAYFRDWNESLEQAQVNKLDMICRKLQLREGERFLDIGCGWGALICHAAEHYGVRALGITLSEEQLILARQRIATRGLGDLVDVELCDYADVEGPFDKIASIGMVEHVGIDNMAGYMRKVSSLLPDRGMFLNHGITRPGKMSDRAFRRMSPERRLLAKYIFPGGELDHLGHMVQCMESSGFDVHDVEGWRDHYSLTCRHWCRRLEENKDAAIAFIGEEKYRMWILYLTGCVFALGDGGARIYQTVATRHASRGVSGMPCTREHLYRVGPPAAAPSQPYRRAA; from the coding sequence ATGTTCAGCAGGAATTCACGATCCCGACGACAGATTCTGTGTGCCGTTGAGCTATTCGACTACCTGCGCACCCGGTTGAATTCGTCGGTATCGATTCGATTGTGGGACGGAACCGTCGTGCCGCTTGGCGAGAAGGTGGTTCCTGGTTTGGAGATCGTGATCCGCAGCCCCGGCGTTATCGGGACACTGCTTCGGAAACCTACAGCCGACACGGTATTGCGATTGTATGCGCGGGGTTCGATCGACTATTCCGGCTCTGACCTGGTTACGCTCATCGAGACGGCTCGTGTCAAGAACAGCCGCCGGAAGACTCGCAAATTGCCGCTGGGGCTGATGGCGAGATTCGCCGCATCCTTCCTGACGGCGCGCGGTGAGGATACGTCGGTACGGCACCGCTACTCCGGCGACGAAACCGGGCTCAACCGGCAGCAGGTCGAAAACCGGGACTTCATTCAGTTTCACTACGACCTCAGCAACGATTTCTACAGACTGTTTCTCGATGAACAGATGGTCTATAGCTGTGCCTACTTCCGCGACTGGAATGAATCTCTGGAACAGGCTCAGGTAAACAAACTGGACATGATCTGCCGGAAGCTGCAGCTTCGTGAAGGAGAACGTTTTCTGGACATCGGCTGCGGCTGGGGGGCGCTTATCTGTCATGCGGCCGAGCACTACGGCGTGCGGGCACTTGGCATCACGCTTTCGGAAGAGCAACTGATTCTGGCAAGGCAGCGAATCGCAACGCGCGGACTGGGTGATCTTGTGGATGTCGAGTTGTGCGACTACGCGGACGTCGAAGGTCCGTTCGATAAGATCGCCAGCATTGGAATGGTCGAGCACGTCGGCATCGACAACATGGCCGGCTACATGCGCAAGGTAAGTTCGCTGCTGCCTGATCGCGGGATGTTTCTGAATCACGGAATCACGCGGCCCGGAAAGATGTCCGACAGGGCGTTCCGCAGGATGTCACCGGAGCGGCGCCTGCTGGCAAAATACATCTTTCCGGGCGGCGAACTGGATCATCTTGGGCACATGGTACAGTGCATGGAATCCAGCGGATTCGACGTCCACGATGTTGAAGGCTGGCGGGATCATTATTCGCTGACATGCCGACACTGGTGCCGGCGGCTGGAAGAAAACAAAGACGCTGCGATCGCTTTTATTGGCGAAGAAAAGTACCGCATGTGGATTTTGTATCTGACCGGATGCGTCTTTGCTCTGGGTGACGGCGGTGCTCGCATCTATCAGACGGTCGCCACACGCCACGCGTCGCGCGGCGTGTCCGGCATGCCGTGTACCCGGGAACATCTGTATCGCGTCGGGCCGCCGGCGGCTGCGCCGAGTCAGCCATATCGACGCGCGGCGTGA
- a CDS encoding Gfo/Idh/MocA family oxidoreductase — MSNQNSNSSRRDFLKSSSAAVTAGAALSSLSAVQAAHVSFDETVRLGMIGCGGRCTGAAEQAMNTEGPTKLVAMADVFEDRLQGSLQTLQRAHKEKVDVPAERQFIGYDAYQKVLEQDIDVVLIATPPGFRPLHFEAAVKAGKHIFAEKPVAVDAPGIRRFMAAVEESKRKNLLVQIGLQRRHERAYMETIQRLQDGAIGEIVAARAYWNSGYLWVKPREEGQTEMEYQMRNWYYFNWLCGDHIVEQHIHNIDVINWLMGTHPIKGQGVGGRQVRTGKEFGEIYDHHMIEFTYGETPFGNNTVMLSECRHINNCWNMVDEFAHGTKGSCHIGGARIFDAKGNEAWSYGRGGRGGHQQEHHDLFADFRAGKRPNEGEYGAHSTMTAIFGRMCSYSGAELTWDQCYNSEQVISPVENYHSFTDEPPVLPNEDLTYNIPMPGETKVL; from the coding sequence ATGTCGAACCAGAACAGCAATTCGTCCCGCCGGGATTTCCTGAAGTCGTCGTCCGCCGCCGTGACTGCAGGAGCGGCGCTCAGCAGTCTTAGCGCCGTGCAGGCGGCTCACGTCAGCTTTGACGAGACGGTTCGTCTGGGAATGATCGGCTGCGGCGGTCGCTGTACCGGTGCTGCGGAACAGGCGATGAACACCGAGGGCCCGACGAAACTGGTCGCGATGGCCGATGTCTTCGAAGACCGCCTGCAGGGAAGTCTGCAGACGCTGCAGCGAGCTCATAAGGAAAAGGTTGATGTACCCGCAGAGCGCCAGTTCATCGGCTACGATGCGTACCAGAAGGTGCTGGAACAGGACATCGATGTTGTACTTATCGCGACACCTCCGGGATTTCGGCCGCTGCACTTTGAGGCTGCCGTAAAGGCCGGTAAACACATCTTCGCGGAAAAGCCCGTCGCCGTGGACGCTCCCGGAATTCGCAGGTTCATGGCGGCCGTCGAGGAATCGAAGAGGAAGAACCTGCTGGTCCAGATCGGACTGCAGCGCCGGCATGAACGAGCCTACATGGAGACGATCCAGCGGCTGCAGGACGGAGCCATCGGCGAAATCGTTGCCGCGCGAGCCTACTGGAACAGCGGGTACCTGTGGGTCAAACCCCGCGAAGAAGGTCAGACGGAAATGGAGTATCAGATGCGCAACTGGTACTACTTCAACTGGCTGTGCGGTGACCATATCGTGGAACAGCATATCCACAATATCGACGTCATTAACTGGCTGATGGGAACTCACCCGATCAAGGGTCAGGGAGTCGGCGGTCGGCAGGTTCGGACCGGAAAGGAATTCGGTGAAATCTACGACCACCACATGATTGAGTTTACGTACGGTGAAACACCCTTCGGGAACAATACCGTCATGCTCAGCGAGTGCCGGCACATCAACAACTGCTGGAACATGGTGGATGAGTTCGCTCACGGCACAAAAGGCTCCTGTCACATCGGCGGCGCCAGAATCTTCGACGCGAAGGGCAATGAGGCGTGGAGCTACGGACGCGGCGGTCGCGGAGGTCACCAGCAGGAACACCACGACCTGTTTGCCGATTTCCGGGCCGGAAAACGTCCGAACGAAGGTGAGTACGGTGCTCACAGCACGATGACTGCGATCTTTGGCCGTATGTGCAGCTACAGCGGCGCTGAACTGACATGGGATCAGTGCTACAACTCCGAACAGGTAATTTCCCCCGTCGAAAACTACCATAGTTTCACTGACGAGCCGCCGGTGCTGCCGAACGAAGACCTGACCTACAACATCCCGATGCCAGGCGAGACAAAAGTCCTTTAG
- a CDS encoding ABC transporter permease subunit, whose protein sequence is MNGSLVIVERELPGLLRTRQALWVLFFVAFSFAVTVYLKWPSSATADLAGVQAGQAFRGLAYAMLLAVLLVVPAFPATGLIREVRRGTMELLLNSPLRRTEIYFGKLLALMGFAVLLLVVTTPAMSCCYAMGGISIRGDVAILYLVLLMLCLQLVVLGLLVGTFARTPESGLRWVYGATFALTIVTVIPHQFLQGGVGNLATAATWLRQLSAVPAVQEIVGQSAIGGIGLMQAETFVRTWLIATSIFVVVGSVWCVQRLNYSLMDRSRSQGIITDELSRGAQIQRRLTFLVDPQKRKAGIPFYLNPVMMKEFRSRQFGRLHWLLRLIAGCAVLSLLLTLATTAGTIDWGVEKIGGIIIIAQVGLIVLFTPGLSGGMLAGELETGGWDLLRATPLSAARILRGKLISVTITLVLVLCASLPGYAIIMVIKPVMREQVAQVLICLVFTAVLSLLISATVSSFFRTTAAATTVAYGILIGLLGGTMLVWLNRESPFSHSFVERVLTLNPMAGALNAMRVEGFEDYNLVPATWWAAGALSAVLLVILHFRTWQLARAD, encoded by the coding sequence ATGAACGGCAGCCTGGTCATTGTGGAACGCGAACTTCCCGGACTCCTGCGGACTCGGCAGGCGCTGTGGGTTCTGTTCTTCGTCGCGTTTTCCTTTGCGGTCACTGTTTATCTGAAGTGGCCGTCATCGGCGACGGCCGACCTGGCGGGCGTTCAGGCGGGCCAGGCGTTTCGAGGTCTGGCGTATGCGATGCTGCTGGCTGTGCTGCTGGTGGTTCCCGCGTTTCCCGCAACCGGCCTGATCCGCGAAGTCCGTCGCGGGACGATGGAACTTCTGCTGAATTCCCCGTTGCGACGGACGGAAATCTACTTCGGCAAACTGCTGGCTCTGATGGGCTTCGCGGTCCTGCTGCTGGTCGTGACGACTCCGGCGATGTCCTGTTGCTATGCAATGGGAGGAATTTCCATTCGCGGCGACGTCGCGATTCTGTATCTGGTGTTGCTGATGCTGTGCCTGCAGCTTGTCGTGCTGGGGCTGCTGGTCGGCACGTTTGCGCGCACGCCGGAATCGGGACTTCGCTGGGTCTACGGAGCGACGTTTGCACTGACGATCGTCACGGTGATTCCCCACCAGTTTCTGCAGGGCGGCGTCGGCAACCTGGCGACGGCAGCGACCTGGCTGCGTCAGCTTTCGGCGGTTCCGGCCGTTCAGGAAATTGTGGGACAGTCCGCGATCGGCGGAATCGGGCTGATGCAGGCCGAAACCTTCGTTCGTACCTGGCTGATCGCCACGAGCATCTTTGTGGTTGTCGGCAGTGTGTGGTGCGTCCAGCGTCTGAACTATTCGCTGATGGACCGCTCCCGGTCGCAGGGAATCATTACCGACGAACTTTCCAGGGGAGCTCAGATTCAGCGACGTCTGACGTTTCTGGTGGACCCGCAGAAACGCAAGGCGGGCATCCCGTTCTATTTGAATCCTGTGATGATGAAGGAGTTCCGCAGCCGCCAGTTCGGACGACTGCACTGGCTGCTGCGTCTGATTGCCGGGTGTGCGGTGCTGTCGCTGCTGCTGACTCTGGCGACAACGGCCGGAACGATTGACTGGGGCGTCGAAAAGATCGGCGGCATTATCATCATCGCTCAGGTCGGCCTGATCGTGCTGTTCACGCCCGGTCTTTCCGGTGGCATGCTGGCCGGCGAACTGGAAACCGGCGGATGGGATCTTCTGCGGGCAACTCCGCTTTCCGCCGCGCGCATCCTTCGCGGCAAGCTGATCAGTGTGACAATTACGCTGGTGCTGGTGCTGTGTGCCTCGCTTCCCGGCTACGCAATCATCATGGTGATCAAACCCGTGATGCGGGAACAGGTGGCGCAGGTATTGATCTGCCTGGTCTTCACGGCGGTACTGAGCCTGCTGATCAGCGCCACGGTCAGCAGCTTTTTTCGAACAACCGCCGCCGCGACGACGGTGGCCTACGGAATTCTGATCGGCCTGCTCGGCGGCACCATGCTTGTATGGCTGAATCGTGAATCACCGTTCAGTCATTCCTTTGTCGAACGCGTGCTCACGCTGAATCCCATGGCCGGAGCACTGAACGCGATGCGGGTCGAAGGCTTCGAAGACTACAACCTGGTACCCGCAACCTGGTGGGCCGCCGGCGCGCTGTCGGCGGTTCTGCTGGTGATTCTGCATTTTCGAACCTGGCAACTCGCCCGCGCGGACTGA
- a CDS encoding ABC transporter ATP-binding protein yields MTKPNSADPVVKISGLTKRYGEFVALDNLNLTLNRGDILGFIGPNGAGKTTTIRILVGLTLPTSGNAQIAGADCVRDARKVRRLVGYMPDRFGSYDNMRVREYLDFFGAAFGIPRRKRRLRIDEVLETTNSTWMQDRYVESLSHGMQQRIGIARTLLHNPEVLILDEPANGLDPQARIEMREILLRLAADGRTLIVTSHILPELSRICDRVAIVAGGRLRAFGTLHEVTRQLSQRRTMEAQFLSADKLDDVASQVRSTLEPECEVTVSQAESIVRFRTSATEEQLAGLLSKLASAGQVMTQFREVAGDLEEAFISATKAAASDAEPVDTAAATSDSEMAPAAQEASV; encoded by the coding sequence ATGACGAAACCGAACTCAGCAGACCCCGTGGTGAAGATTTCCGGGCTGACGAAACGCTACGGTGAGTTTGTCGCCCTGGACAACCTGAATCTGACTCTGAACCGCGGCGACATTCTGGGATTTATCGGCCCGAACGGCGCCGGCAAGACCACCACCATCAGGATTCTTGTGGGCCTGACGCTGCCGACGTCCGGCAATGCTCAAATCGCCGGTGCCGACTGCGTTCGCGACGCACGCAAAGTTCGGCGGCTGGTGGGCTATATGCCGGACCGGTTTGGTTCCTACGACAACATGCGAGTCCGGGAGTATCTGGATTTCTTCGGCGCCGCCTTTGGGATCCCCCGGCGAAAACGCCGACTTCGCATCGACGAAGTTCTGGAAACCACGAACTCGACGTGGATGCAGGACCGCTATGTCGAAAGTCTCAGCCACGGCATGCAGCAGCGCATCGGGATCGCCCGCACGCTGCTGCACAATCCGGAAGTTCTGATTCTGGACGAACCGGCCAACGGACTGGACCCTCAGGCTCGCATCGAAATGCGTGAGATCCTGCTGCGGCTGGCCGCCGACGGGCGGACTCTGATCGTGACCAGCCACATTCTGCCGGAGCTGTCGCGGATCTGCGATCGTGTGGCGATCGTAGCCGGAGGCCGGCTGCGCGCGTTCGGCACACTTCACGAAGTCACCCGGCAGCTTTCTCAGCGGCGCACGATGGAAGCTCAATTCCTCAGCGCGGACAAGCTTGATGACGTCGCGTCGCAGGTACGCTCGACGCTGGAACCGGAATGCGAAGTTACCGTCTCGCAGGCGGAATCGATCGTTCGCTTTCGCACCTCTGCCACGGAAGAACAACTGGCCGGACTGCTCAGTAAACTCGCCTCCGCCGGCCAGGTGATGACGCAGTTCCGCGAAGTCGCGGGAGACCTGGAAGAAGCCTTCATTTCGGCCACCAAAGCTGCCGCATCCGATGCGGAACCGGTCGACACTGCTGCGGCGACATCCGATTCAGAAATGGCACCGGCCGCGCAGGAGGCGTCGGTATGA
- a CDS encoding ATP-binding protein, which yields MSESQFESPPPDSASLSAEPTIPQLEAAVAAELSPIRRELRAESITLRIRWFGLVVGYLLANAGDIFEAADRGGRQAELNTILTLGAVYAIVDTWWSLRGKVFLAEFRILVSVMEALFIGLLCYFDQGIDSPFRFYYFLSLLVCAIRHPPSLTFTTFVLHALSYTVLGLNSTENGRGDTVVLLLTLVFLGWTTWAIISLTGLLKMAERRLGELNEELRENQSLLEHRIRERTKALQESQALLVQQEKQAAFGLLAAGIAHEVGNPLASISSIVQMLKRRIQDDYIHERLEIVSGQLRRIQRILGELVGFSRPANENVTVVDIHAAINNALSIAKYYKRWKGKRVEVHLAPDMPPIRTVYDQLVQVVLNLVLNALDATDEGASIRVTTAIGEPDTSGRALVTISIEDEGHGIPPEAQQSIFQPYFTTKSTGTGLGLFVCRQLAENELDGAIELVRSDSSGTEFRILLSAASAPIRPAAG from the coding sequence ATGTCTGAGTCCCAATTCGAATCGCCGCCGCCGGATTCGGCGTCGCTGTCCGCTGAGCCGACGATCCCACAGCTTGAAGCCGCCGTCGCGGCGGAATTGAGCCCCATTCGGCGCGAACTGCGCGCCGAGTCCATTACGCTGCGCATTCGATGGTTCGGCCTGGTCGTTGGTTACCTGCTGGCTAACGCCGGTGATATTTTCGAAGCGGCGGACCGCGGTGGGCGCCAGGCCGAACTCAACACGATTCTGACACTTGGCGCTGTGTACGCGATCGTCGACACGTGGTGGAGTCTGCGGGGAAAGGTCTTTCTGGCCGAATTCCGCATCCTCGTCTCAGTCATGGAAGCACTGTTTATCGGCCTGCTTTGCTATTTTGACCAGGGCATCGACAGTCCCTTTCGTTTCTACTATTTCCTGTCGCTGCTTGTCTGCGCCATTCGGCATCCACCATCGCTGACTTTTACAACATTCGTTCTTCATGCGCTCAGCTACACGGTTCTGGGACTGAACTCGACCGAAAATGGTCGCGGCGACACGGTTGTGCTGCTGTTGACACTCGTGTTTCTCGGCTGGACAACGTGGGCGATTATTTCGCTGACCGGGCTGTTGAAAATGGCCGAACGCAGGCTCGGGGAACTCAACGAAGAGCTTCGCGAGAATCAGTCTCTGCTGGAACACCGTATTCGCGAACGCACCAAAGCTCTGCAGGAATCGCAGGCGCTGCTCGTGCAGCAGGAAAAGCAGGCCGCCTTCGGACTGCTCGCGGCCGGCATCGCCCACGAAGTCGGAAATCCGCTGGCGTCCATCAGTTCCATCGTGCAGATGCTGAAACGCCGCATTCAGGATGACTACATCCATGAACGGCTGGAGATCGTTTCCGGCCAGTTGCGGCGAATTCAGCGGATTCTGGGAGAACTTGTCGGATTCAGTCGTCCGGCTAACGAAAACGTCACCGTTGTTGACATTCACGCGGCAATCAACAACGCCCTCAGCATCGCCAAGTATTACAAGCGCTGGAAGGGCAAGAGGGTCGAAGTCCACCTCGCGCCGGATATGCCGCCGATCAGGACCGTCTATGATCAGTTGGTGCAGGTTGTCCTGAATCTGGTCCTGAATGCACTCGACGCAACGGACGAAGGCGCGTCGATTCGAGTCACAACTGCAATCGGCGAACCTGATACCTCCGGCCGGGCGCTCGTGACGATTTCAATCGAAGATGAAGGGCACGGCATCCCCCCAGAAGCTCAGCAAAGCATCTTTCAGCCATACTTCACGACAAAGTCGACGGGGACTGGACTGGGCCTGTTCGTCTGCCGTCAACTGGCGGAAAACGAACTCGACGGAGCGATCGAACTCGTCAGATCGGACAGTTCAGGAACAGAATTCCGCATCCTGCTGTCCGCAGCCTCCGCACCGATTCGACCCGCAGCCGGGTAA